In a genomic window of Virgibacillus sp. SK37:
- a CDS encoding stage VI sporulation protein F translates to MNNFQKGLFDKIQKNANVKPDDVFKVADSVKHADFTDEKTVRQLVRQLAKIANKPVSKEKENKIVESIIKNKMPADMQSLNELFKK, encoded by the coding sequence GTGAATAACTTTCAGAAGGGACTTTTTGATAAGATCCAAAAGAATGCAAATGTTAAGCCTGATGATGTTTTTAAAGTAGCAGATTCGGTGAAACATGCTGATTTTACTGATGAAAAAACGGTCCGGCAATTGGTTCGTCAATTAGCTAAAATAGCCAACAAGCCGGTTTCAAAAGAGAAAGAAAATAAAATCGTTGAGTCCATTATAAAAAATAAGATGCCCGCAGATATGCAATCGTTAAATGAATTATTTAAAAAGTAA
- a CDS encoding DUF2768 domain-containing protein: MSQSMLNMYISFAGMLLLFLAIGLIWLSRNKLNGWLSGIISILSYISLLLGSIIILYIVFSGPTGG; encoded by the coding sequence ATGTCACAATCAATGCTGAACATGTATATCTCTTTTGCCGGAATGCTATTATTATTTTTGGCAATAGGGTTAATCTGGCTGAGCAGAAATAAGCTAAATGGATGGCTGTCTGGCATCATTTCAATTCTTTCTTATATATCTCTTCTTTTAGGAAGTATTATCATATTATATATTGTCTTTAGTGGTCCAACAGGAGGCTAA
- a CDS encoding NAD(P)H-dependent glycerol-3-phosphate dehydrogenase — MQKVAVLGAGSWGTALSIVLADNGHDVRLWTHRQEQAELINTTHKNGKYLDVTIPKEINAYYDLKSAVKDVTAIIIVVPTKAIREVCKQLNVVLEQKVNIIHASKGIEPVSLKRVSEMISEELSEYDEEDIVVLSGPSHAEEVALRQPTTVTVSALNIELAKHAQDLFINEDFRVYTSPDIIGIELGGALKNIIALGAGISDGLGYGDNAKAALITRGLAEIARLGTTLGANPLSFLGLPGVGDLIVTCTSVHSRNWRAGNLLGKGNNLDDVLEQMGMVVEGVRTVKAAHQFANEQKVDMPITTGIYQVLFEDKDPRDVVDQLMNRTKREEMDDLAKLLMERYSQ, encoded by the coding sequence ATGCAAAAAGTCGCTGTATTAGGGGCAGGCAGTTGGGGAACTGCACTGAGCATCGTTCTAGCAGATAATGGACATGATGTCCGATTGTGGACACATCGGCAGGAACAGGCGGAATTAATTAATACAACTCATAAAAATGGAAAATATTTGGATGTTACAATACCTAAGGAAATTAATGCCTATTACGATTTAAAGAGTGCTGTTAAAGATGTAACTGCTATTATTATTGTAGTCCCAACAAAGGCAATTAGAGAAGTGTGTAAACAACTTAACGTAGTACTTGAGCAAAAAGTAAATATTATACATGCTTCTAAAGGAATAGAACCTGTTTCTTTAAAACGGGTCTCTGAAATGATTAGCGAGGAATTGAGTGAATACGACGAAGAAGATATTGTCGTATTATCCGGTCCAAGCCATGCAGAGGAAGTTGCCTTAAGACAACCGACTACTGTTACTGTATCCGCATTGAATATTGAGTTAGCTAAACATGCACAAGACTTATTTATTAATGAAGACTTTCGTGTTTATACAAGTCCTGATATTATTGGGATTGAACTTGGAGGAGCACTAAAGAACATTATTGCTCTTGGTGCTGGTATCTCAGATGGACTAGGTTATGGAGATAATGCTAAGGCAGCATTAATCACAAGAGGGTTGGCAGAAATCGCCAGATTAGGAACCACCTTAGGAGCAAACCCCTTAAGCTTCTTAGGGCTTCCAGGTGTTGGTGATCTGATTGTTACGTGTACAAGTGTCCACAGCCGAAACTGGCGTGCAGGTAATTTACTCGGCAAAGGTAATAATCTGGATGATGTTTTGGAACAAATGGGGATGGTCGTTGAGGGCGTCAGAACCGTAAAGGCAGCTCATCAGTTTGCCAATGAACAAAAAGTTGATATGCCTATAACTACAGGTATTTACCAAGTGTTATTTGAAGATAAAGATCCTCGTGATGTTGTTGATCAATTAATGAATCGAACAAAACGTGAAGAAATGGATGATCTTGCTAAATTACTTATGGAAAGATATTCGCAATAA
- the spoIVA gene encoding stage IV sporulation protein A, with translation MERVDIFKDISKRTNGDIYLGIVGAVRTGKSTFIKKFMELVVLPNIEEESERARAHDELPQSAAGRTIMTTEPKFIPNQAVSVNVDEGLDVNVRLVDCVGYAVEGAKGFEDENGPRMIHTPWYEDPIPFHDAAEIGTRKVIQEHSTIGVIVTTDGTIGEIPRNDYLDAEARVVEELKEVGKPFIMVINSTRPNSQETELLRQELSETHDIPVLSMSIESMTEHDVHNVLREALYEFPVLEVNVNLPSWVMVLKENHWLRRNYQDTIQETVKNIKRLRDVDEIVGEFSEFDYIDKANIAGMEMGEGVAEIDLHAPEYLYDQVLKEIVGEEIRGKDHLLQLMQDFSHAKREYDQVSGALQMVKQTGYGIAAPSLEDMLLDEPEIIRQGSRFGVRLKAVAPSIHMIKVEVESEFAPIIGTEKQSEELVRYLMQDFEEDPLSIWESDIFGRSLSSIVREGIQAKIALMPENARYKLKDTLERIINEGSGGLIAIIL, from the coding sequence TTGGAAAGAGTTGATATTTTTAAAGATATTTCAAAACGGACAAATGGAGATATTTATCTAGGAATAGTGGGAGCAGTCCGTACAGGTAAATCAACGTTTATTAAAAAGTTTATGGAGTTGGTTGTGCTCCCTAATATTGAAGAGGAAAGCGAAAGAGCAAGAGCTCACGATGAATTACCGCAAAGTGCAGCTGGCAGAACAATTATGACTACAGAGCCAAAGTTCATTCCTAACCAAGCGGTATCAGTTAATGTGGATGAAGGTTTAGATGTGAATGTGAGACTTGTGGATTGTGTTGGATATGCGGTAGAAGGCGCAAAAGGCTTTGAGGATGAGAATGGGCCCAGAATGATTCATACACCTTGGTATGAAGATCCCATTCCTTTTCATGACGCTGCAGAGATTGGTACGAGAAAAGTAATCCAGGAACATTCCACTATTGGAGTAATCGTTACAACTGATGGGACCATAGGTGAGATTCCAAGAAACGATTACTTAGATGCAGAGGCTAGGGTTGTTGAAGAATTAAAAGAAGTTGGTAAGCCGTTTATAATGGTTATCAATTCTACAAGACCAAATAGTCAGGAAACAGAACTGTTGCGGCAGGAATTAAGCGAAACGCATGACATACCTGTACTTTCTATGAGTATAGAATCAATGACTGAACATGATGTCCATAATGTTTTGCGAGAAGCGCTTTACGAATTTCCAGTTTTGGAGGTAAATGTAAACTTACCAAGTTGGGTGATGGTACTAAAGGAAAATCACTGGTTAAGAAGGAACTATCAGGACACAATTCAAGAAACAGTAAAGAATATTAAGCGATTACGAGATGTTGATGAAATTGTAGGAGAATTTTCCGAATTTGATTATATTGATAAAGCTAATATTGCAGGAATGGAAATGGGAGAAGGAGTTGCGGAAATTGATCTGCATGCACCAGAGTATTTATATGATCAAGTATTAAAAGAAATAGTTGGAGAGGAAATTAGAGGGAAAGATCATCTTCTTCAATTAATGCAAGATTTTTCTCATGCAAAAAGAGAGTATGATCAAGTCTCAGGAGCGTTACAGATGGTAAAGCAGACAGGGTATGGAATAGCTGCACCATCGTTGGAAGATATGCTATTAGACGAACCTGAAATTATCAGACAAGGATCCAGATTTGGGGTTCGATTAAAGGCCGTTGCGCCGTCTATTCATATGATTAAAGTAGAAGTTGAATCCGAATTTGCGCCTATAATTGGCACAGAGAAACAAAGTGAAGAGTTAGTACGGTACTTAATGCAGGATTTTGAAGAGGATCCATTATCCATTTGGGAATCAGATATTTTTGGTCGCTCATTAAGTTCCATTGTCCGGGAAGGTATTCAAGCTAAAATTGCTCTCATGCCTGAAAATGCAAGATACAAATTAAAAGACACCTTGGAGCGAATTATCAATGAAGGCTCGGGTGGATTAATAGCAATCATTTTATAG